The genomic stretch AACCTCCGGTTCTCCTTCATAATCCTTTAGAACCTCAACATCCTCACCCTTTGTATAATCTGTAATCGCTACCTCCACCTCTTTTTCAGGGTAAGCCGCTTGAGAATGCGCTTCCAGATACTTGGCATAAGTGTTGTCGCGTCCAATTCCGCCCACATCCACATCCAAATTGGGAGTATCGGAATATTTGTCTGCAAAACTGTCTTCTTTTCCCCTTGAAAAGAAAAAGAAAGCTGTTATCACCGCACATGCCGTTACTATTCCCACTACCAACTTCAATTTCCTGCTCATGATTACCTCTCCTGTTTTAAATATGTTTCGTATTGCAGAATATCTTCGATATCAGGCATTTATTTTTTTTGTTCATATTAAATAAGTAAATGCTAAATATCTGTGGTTCTTATATTTATTTATAACACACATCCCGTTTCTCTGCTTCTTAATGATTGCCAAACACCTATCATATATTGCTATTTTTAAGCAATAGGAACTAAATTTAATTAGCATAAATCGGATTTTATATAATAAAATTTATGAAATAATATTGAAATCCCTCCTATCTGATTGTAAAAACTGTACATATATACAACTATACATCTTTGTGTGTCCTGCAGATATTGCCATTTAATGCCTAGCCTATTATGCCCAAATTAAACTTATGAAAACTTTAATATATAGGCAATAAATAATTATGGAAGGCATATTTTGTATTATATAGTAAAAAAACAATTGTGTATTTACATTTTAACCAAATCAAACTATAATGTTAAATACGAAATTGTTTATTATGTATACTAATTATCCTATAAACGCCGTTCTGCTCAATCCTGCATATCTGCCGCAATATTGGATGAGCTCCCAACAGGAGGCTACTATGATTGAAAAATTAACAGGTACCAGAGAAACCGTATTTCATCTGGAAAATTTACAGGTCCGTCTTCATATTAATCGGGAATACGAAGATTATCCTATGCACTGGCATACAGATACGGAGATAATCATGCCTGTTGAAAATACCTATTCTGCAGTGGTGAACAAAGAAAAATACATACTAAATCCCGGCGATATTATTATCATTCCCTCCGGTGAAATACACGAATTATATGCTCCGCCCACAGGACGGCGCTTCATCCTTCAATGTGACAATTCCCTGCTCAATGGCTTGAACGGAATCGATTCCATCAGCAGTGGTTTTTATCCCTGTATCTGTATCAAGTCAGAGGACAGTACCAGCTACCAGAAGCAATTGGTGGACATCATGAACAAGGTCGCGGAGGAATATATCAACCGTCCGCCTCTTTATGAAGCCTCCATAAATGCCCTGCTGACCTCATTTTTTGTAATTGTAGGCAGGAACTGTATCAATCTGGACAGGCAGAATAAAAATTTAATCAAAAAGAAACAGCATCAGTATATTGATAAATTCCTGCATATCTGCCAGTATATCAATGACCACTGTACGGAAAACCTTACCATCGATAAGCTTGCGACCCTGGCAGGCTTTAGCAAATATCATTTCTCCCGGCTGTTTTATAATTTCTCAGGCGTGACTTATTATGACTACCTGATTAAACGCCGCATATTATTTGCTGAGAGCCTTTTAGCAGATCCCAATCTTTCCGTAGTGGAGATTGCCATGCGAAGCGGCTTCAACAGTCTTTCGACCTTTAACCGTAATTTCAGAACCATAAAGAACTGTACCCCTACGGAATACAGAAGTATGCACTGTTCCATGCAGAATCTGGAATTCCCCCAGGCAGAAAGTCAAAAGAAATCGGCACTGTAATTCATAGTTGCGGAAAGGAAGTCATGGCACAGCAGGAACTGTTCAACGCTAATTGGTATTTTCGGAAAATGCCGGTCAACAGCTCATTGGAGGAAGCAACGAAAGCTTCTCTTAGCTGGGAGGCCGTCAGTCTCCCCCACGACTGGCTAATCTATGATACAAGAAATCTTTATAAAGCTGGAGACGGCTGGTATAAGAAGTATTTCAGCTGCTCCCCTCCCAGGGACGGTTCAAGGGTAACCCTTCGTTTTGAAGGTGTCTATATGAACTGTACTATTTTCGTCAACGGACAACCTGCAGGTTCCTGGAAGTATGGTTATACCACTTTTGAAACAGATATAACCGACTTTTTAACCGAAGCCGAGAACGAAGTACTGGTACAGGTTACCTACGAATCACCCAACTCCAGGTGGTACACCGGTGCGGGAATCTACCGCAATGTATATCTTATAACAAGGCCAAAGGTACATATTGCTTCGGATGGAGTCTATGTATCAACTACAGACACCGGTCGCGAATGGGAGGTTTATACGGACAGTACCCTTTGTTTTCCGCGTGATATTTCTCCTGCTGCCGCTTATCGGTTAACGCAGAGTATTTTTGATTCTAAGGGTACCTGTATAGCAGAAAACGAACTCCCTCTTACCCCCGAAAATCTCCATCCCCTCCAGGAAGCTTACAGCTTAGGTGCTGCTTATCAGTGTATCTGTACACTGAAGGTCAAGGCTCCCTTATTATGGGATACGGAACACCCCAACCGATACCGGATACTAACCCGTCTATTTTTCTCCAAGGAGTTACTGGATGAAACAGAGCAGAGCTTCGGATTTCGCACGCTTTCCTTTTCTCCGGATAAAGGCTTTTTTCTGAATGGACGGCAGCTGTCCCTAAAGGGTGTCTGCGAACATCATGACCTTGGCTGCCTTGGGTCGGCAGTTTGGAAAGAAGCACTGAGGAAACGCTTCCTGCTTTTAAAGGAAATGGGGGCAAATGCCATTCGAACCGCTCACAATATGCCCTCGGTAGAATTTATGGATCTTGCGGATGAACTGGGGTTTCTTGTAGTTTCAGAAGCTTTTGATATGTGGGAGAGAAAGAAGACGGAATATGATTATGCCAGATTTTTTTCCGAATGGCACGAGAAGGATATCAGAAACTGGATTTGCCGGGACAGGAACCGCCCCAGTATTATCATGTGGAGCATTGGAAATGAAATATATGACACCCATGCCGGGGAACGGGGGCAGGAACTGACAGAGCACCTTAAGGATCTGGTCACCCGCTATGATTATAAAGGCAATGCCCCGGTTACCATAGGCTCTAATTACATGCCCTGGGAAAATGCCCAGAAATGTGCGGATATTGTAAAACTGGCCGGATACAATTATGGTGATAAATACTATGACAAGCATCACAAAGAACATCCCGACTGGATCATATACGGAAGCGAGACCGCTTCTACCGTTCAGAGCAGAGGAATCTATCATTTCCCACTGTCAAGACCGGTTCTCTCCGACGATGACGAGCAATGCTCCTCTCTAGGAAACAGTTCTACCAGCTGGGGTGCCAGAAGTACGGAAAGCTGTATTATTGCGCACCGGGATACCCCTTATGCCCTGGGCCAGTTTATCTGGACCGGCTTTGATTATATTGGTGAGCCTACTCCTTACCACACAAAGAATTCTTACTTCGGCCAGATAGATACCGCCGGTTTTCCAAAGGATTCTTTCTACCTCTATCAGGCAGAGTGGACGGATTACAAAGTGAAACCCATGGTACATCTCTTTCCATATTGGGACTTCTCTCCGGGTCAGCTGATCGATGTAAGGGTATGCTCCAATGCCCCTTGTGTGGAACTCTTCTTAAACCAGCGTTCTTTGGGCGCCTTTAACATTGACCATCAAAAAGGTGAAAAGCTTCTTGGTGAGTGGCAGATTCCTTACGAAGAAGGAGAGTTAAAAGCCATAGCCTATGATGAAGAGGGAAATCCTATTGCAGAAGACCGGAAAGTCTCTTTTACCGATGCGAAAACCCTGTCCTTAACCGCTTCTAAACCTACTCTCCAAGCCAATGGGAAAGATCTTATCTTCCTGGAGATCAGCACGAGAGA from Anaerocolumna sp. AGMB13020 encodes the following:
- a CDS encoding AraC family transcriptional regulator, encoding MIEKLTGTRETVFHLENLQVRLHINREYEDYPMHWHTDTEIIMPVENTYSAVVNKEKYILNPGDIIIIPSGEIHELYAPPTGRRFILQCDNSLLNGLNGIDSISSGFYPCICIKSEDSTSYQKQLVDIMNKVAEEYINRPPLYEASINALLTSFFVIVGRNCINLDRQNKNLIKKKQHQYIDKFLHICQYINDHCTENLTIDKLATLAGFSKYHFSRLFYNFSGVTYYDYLIKRRILFAESLLADPNLSVVEIAMRSGFNSLSTFNRNFRTIKNCTPTEYRSMHCSMQNLEFPQAESQKKSAL
- a CDS encoding glycoside hydrolase family 2 TIM barrel-domain containing protein, translating into MAQQELFNANWYFRKMPVNSSLEEATKASLSWEAVSLPHDWLIYDTRNLYKAGDGWYKKYFSCSPPRDGSRVTLRFEGVYMNCTIFVNGQPAGSWKYGYTTFETDITDFLTEAENEVLVQVTYESPNSRWYTGAGIYRNVYLITRPKVHIASDGVYVSTTDTGREWEVYTDSTLCFPRDISPAAAYRLTQSIFDSKGTCIAENELPLTPENLHPLQEAYSLGAAYQCICTLKVKAPLLWDTEHPNRYRILTRLFFSKELLDETEQSFGFRTLSFSPDKGFFLNGRQLSLKGVCEHHDLGCLGSAVWKEALRKRFLLLKEMGANAIRTAHNMPSVEFMDLADELGFLVVSEAFDMWERKKTEYDYARFFSEWHEKDIRNWICRDRNRPSIIMWSIGNEIYDTHAGERGQELTEHLKDLVTRYDYKGNAPVTIGSNYMPWENAQKCADIVKLAGYNYGDKYYDKHHKEHPDWIIYGSETASTVQSRGIYHFPLSRPVLSDDDEQCSSLGNSSTSWGARSTESCIIAHRDTPYALGQFIWTGFDYIGEPTPYHTKNSYFGQIDTAGFPKDSFYLYQAEWTDYKVKPMVHLFPYWDFSPGQLIDVRVCSNAPCVELFLNQRSLGAFNIDHQKGEKLLGEWQIPYEEGELKAIAYDEEGNPIAEDRKVSFTDAKTLSLTASKPTLQANGKDLIFLEISTRDTEVNPVENANNRVTVTVEGPGILLGLDNGDSTDYDQYKENSRRLFSGKLLAVISSTLAPGMIKITVTSKGLSPATLYLPSFAADENLGDTGFYDYLGGHACQTSSISPEIPIRKLEILAPDGNCLSPLTKTLPVEIRIHPPNADYRDITIRATDAGGVPTNLALVKTEGLKGEITGLGDGMFYIRCYCRNGADRIKMYSQLEFYVQGLGEATLNPYEFISASVHTWGLNLTNGNERGMATAREGKSILSFDRLDFGEYGSNVITLPIFSLDDEAFSIEVWEGIPEAENSGFLTTLDYQKPSHWNTYQEETYQLPKRLKGITSLSFVLYRKIHLKGFIFRKPMKAYEEIQAIENSSIYGDSYLLREDAIEEIGNNVTLTFRDMNFTDKGFKRLLLCGHSPLDKNTIHLHFKAKDGFLLSRQLVEFEYSPDYVIKEFTLENVTGETEVSFLFLPGCRFDFKWFRFEE